A single region of the Maniola jurtina chromosome 21, ilManJurt1.1, whole genome shotgun sequence genome encodes:
- the LOC123876217 gene encoding uncharacterized protein LOC123876217, with product MPPKVDAKSKEDSSEGEDIQDAKLTILLAKREATFGIMQNIFELSRDDDIHTNDEKREHFLDESSQIDSLRERFESIVDNCNSRLLQLNPEATPNYHCLYAFETLYSRVKRILSKWSTSDSTPETNYNVSPALLKAKPKLAPISILDFDGDIKSFQMFYTTFKSVVDNNPLLTDAEKLFYLLPKLKGKAKSAIAGISPCAENYQLILQTLINRFDDKRMLTSAYLHELFRYKGFQIPSAANFESFIDQFAGAVSALKNLKLDNLADLIILHIATQKIDTETVRAFETKCGKKIPSFDDFVEFITTRAKVFERTNKNTTNVSDTRQNKNIKQTSHGSSGSAPKYQAYVSTVDKPTSSKCLCKNISHTFLYKCADFNKLSTPQERFKCVKDKNACVNCLSVLHKVGQCGVPPHCSCGLSHNKRLHFQRREENSHASSIDGAVTSSSPPIPNKSSLVASERTDVAPSATDVGASTSATHSYSSQISNRVGDKRSTVLLATAQVAVYDSNGKRHIIRVLLDSASQADFISRECCERLGFQWSKTEPTIVKGFGGIEKVIQSNSVNFKFYSRFNDDVSFNISPLVVDKVTDKLPTAVVDTSVLSHLKGIPFADESFGVPDKIDALIGASLFPHLLLPDDVHTSRRDSSMPVALRTVLGLVLMGNAPTISTVNTYSALTCCFVQEPPAIDSIVRRFWELEELPSASVQHPDDAECEDFYTSTTIRDPVTGRYVVGLPFKEDVCSLGNSMDVAKKRFACLERKLEASPKLRSAYDDVIKNYLAKDYISPAPSYDSQDPVPIYVMPHTGILREDKSTKLRMVVDASCPSSSGQALNHLLHSGPNLQGDLFKIILNFRLHEIAMTADCREQFLQIIMREADRRYQCFLYRFRPQDPLVLYQFNRVCFGLTSSPYHALRTVRQLVEDDGAKYPLASSIVLPALYMDDVAFSLPCEREAVTASQQMIDLFKGAQWDLIKWNSNSREVLNHIPASHKLPTEVEFDKTVHHKILGLHWSTENDSFYFKISVPDDVTCTKRSILSTVARLWDIMGFVAPTVVYAKILIKMLWQLNLDWDTVAPPHIIKMWRQFCDELPALNKLHIPRHVGVTEGCEITLLGLSDASLEAYGAVVYLHVSSPSGNTVRLVCAKSKVSPTKPHSIARLELLGGVLLSKLLRTVHDNYAERVPIKASYAFLDSKVALYWIKSSPHRWQTFVANRVVKITENISPDNFYHCAGTENSADILSRGVTPEKLVSDPLWLHGPPWASLHPSQWPLKTLDGQCIDDLPERKILTHPVCTSVKQCALYELALRTSSWSKLLRIIVYIYRCLKLLPRRSTTTITAEDLDFAENRMLRVLQNQYFANEYSKIQNNAPCSPAFNRLRPFIDNGLIRVGGRLVNSGLDFEKIHPVVLPRNDHVVNMIIDYYHIKHLHAGPELLMALLRQKFWILSARRIIRQRVHKCNTCFRAKPRPTYPLMADLPDIRTRPALKAFTFTGCDYAGPIPYVPVRRRGVHSEKAYIVLFTCLTTRSTHIEVATSLNTPSFLAAFKKFLSRRGPIQVLYSDRGTNFQGAASYLRDLYKFLRDDYYPKLEQECAESRITWKFICPNSPHQGGAWESMVKVTKSILFRVIGQQLLSYEELCTVLTQVECLLNSRPLTVLSSDPAEPSALTPSHFLHTAPLLSLPAPDVNSDKMNLLDRHSLMDKMVQSFWNRWRMEYLHSLQVRQKWNTPSAPITPGTVVVVINDNVPPLAWPLAVVEKVHPAKDGIIRVATVKISGRTYLRPVVRLCPLPTQ from the coding sequence ATGCCGCCTAAAGTTGATGCTAAATCGAAAGAAGATTCAAGTGAGGGTGAAGATATTCAAGATGCTAAATTGACTATTTTACTTGCTAAACGTGAAGCTACATTTGGAATTATGCAAAATATCTTCGAATTGTCTCGTGATGACGACATTCATACTAATGACGAAAAACGAGAACATTTTCTCGATGAATCGTCACAGATTGATTCGTTGCGCGAAAGATTCGAGTCCATCGTGGACAATTGTAATTCTCGTTTATTGCAATTAAATCCTGAAGCAACTCCTAATTATCACTGTCTGTATGCTTTTGAGACTTTGTATAGTAGGGTCAAACGGATTCTGTCAAAATGGTCAACTTCCGATTCGACACCGGAAACAAATTATAATGTGAGTCCCGCGCTTCTAAAGGCCAAGCCAAAGCTGGCTCCCATATCGATATTAGATTTCGATGGTGACATAAAATCCTTTCAGATGTTCTATACGACCTTCAAGTCAGTAGTAGATAATAATCCATTACTCACCGATGCCGAAAAGCTATTTTATCTATTACCGAAGCTGAAGGGAAAGGCAAAAAGCGCGATCGCGGGAATTTCTCCGTGTGCTGAAAATTATCAGTTAATTTTACAGACGCTTATCAATCGCTTCGATGATAAACGAATGTTAACTTCCGCATATTTGCATGAATTATTTCGTTATAAAGGTTTTCAAATTCCCTCTGCAGCTAACTTTGAATCTTTCATAGACCAGTTCGCTGGCGCAGTGAGcgctttaaaaaacttaaaattagataatttgGCTGATCTCATTATATTGCATATAGCTACACAAAAGATAGACACTGAGACAGTACGTGCGTTTGAAACAAAGTGCGGAAAGAAAATACCTAGCTTCGACGATTTTGTGGAATTTATCACGACTCGCGCGAAGGTATTCGAACgtactaataaaaatacaacaaacGTTTCGGATACacgtcaaaataaaaatataaaacagacAAGCCACGGGTCTTCTGGCAGTGCGCCGAAGTACCAGGCTTATGTAAGCACAGTTGATAAGCCTACCTCGTCTAAATGTCTATGTAAAAATATATCGCATACGTTTTTATATAAATGTgccgattttaataaattatcaaCCCCTCAGGAACGTTTTAAGTGCGTTAAGGATAAAAATGCCTGTgtaaattgtttgtctgtcttacATAAAGTAGGTCAATGCGGGGTCCCCCCTCATTGTTCCTGTGGATTATCGCATAATAAAAGACTTCACTTTCAACGTCGCGAAGAAAATAGTCACGCGTCAAGCATAGACGGAGCTGTGACGTCATCGTCACCGCCTATACCTAACAAATCGTCGCTCGTAGCAAGTGAACGCACCGACGTAGCTCCAAGTGCTACGGACGTAGGCGCTTCTACAAGCGCTACGCATTCGTACAGTAGTCAAATATCGAATCGTGTAGGAGATAAGCGATCTACTGTCCTATTAGCTACAGCACAAGTTGCAGTTTATGATAGCAACGGTAAGCGACATATAATTCGTGTTTTATTAGACAGCGCTTCTCAAGCAGATTTTATATCTCGAGAATGTTGCGAGCGTCTAGGCTTTCAATGGTCAAAAACAGAACCTACTATTGTTAAAGGATTCGGTGGAATAGAAAAGGTTATTCAATCCAATTcagttaattttaaattttactctCGCTTCAATGACGACGTTAGCTTCAATATTTCGCCACTCGTCGTTGACAAAGTGACAGATAAATTGCCTACGGCTGTGGTAGATACGTCGGTCCTATCACACCTTAAGGGTATCCCGTTTGCTGACGAAAGTTTCGGCGTACCTGATAAAATAGATGCTTTAATAGGAGCTTCCCTATTCCCGCATTTGCTTCTGCCCGACGACGTCCATACGTCACGTCGCGACTCGTCGATGCCAGTCGCACTGCGCACGGTCTTAGGTCTCGTGCTCATGGGCAATGCGCCTACGATATCTACCGTGAATACATACTCGGCCTTGACATGTTGTTTCGTTCAAGAGCCTCCCGCTATTGACTCTATAGTTAGGCGTTTCTGGGAACTCGAAGAGCTTCCTTCCGCTTCGGTTCAACATCCCGACGATGCTGAATGCGAAGACTTTTATACTTCGACTACTATCCGTGATCCCGTCACTGGCAGATACGTTGTCGGCCTGCCATTTAAAGAGGATGTATGTTCGCTAGGGAATTCTATGGACGTAGCTAAAAAACGTTTCGCTTGCCTCGAAAGAAAGCTCGAAGCTTCACCTAAATTGAGGTCAGCGTATGATGACGTCATAAAAAATTATCTCGCGAAAGATTATATATCTCCCGCGCCTTCGTATGATTCTCAAGATCCTGTTCCTATCTATGTGATGCCCCATACAGGAATCCTAAGGGAAGACAAATCGACGAAATTGAGAATGGTCGTAGATGCTTCATGTCCTTCCAGCTCCGGTCAGGCATTGAACCATCTGCTACATTCCGGCCCTAACCTACAGGGTgatctatttaaaataattttaaattttcgtcTACATGAGATAGCAATGACAGCCGATTGTCGCGAGCAATTTCTACAAATAATTATGCGCGAAGCTGATCGTCGCTATCAATGCTTCTTATATCGCTTTAGACCACAAGACCCTCTCGTGCTATATCAATTCAATCGTGTCTGTTTTGGCCTCACTTCGAGTCCATACCATGCACTGCGCACGGTACGACAGCTCGTCGAAGATGATGGCGCGAAATATCCGCTAGCGAGTAGCATTGTGCTACCGGCGCTATACATGGATGACGTTGCTTTCTCGCTTCCTTGCGAGCGTGAAGCAGTCACTGCGTCACAACAGATGATTGACTTGTTCAAAGGCGCACAGTGGGATTTAATCAAGTGGAATAGCAATTCTCGTGAAGTTTTAAATCATATTCCAGCTTCGCACAAACTTCCTACTGAAGTGGAGTTTGATAAAACCGTGCACCATAAGATACTTGGTTTGCATTGGTCTACCGAAAATGACtcgttttatttcaaaatttccgTACCCGACGATGTGACATGCACTAAGCGCTCCATCTTGTCGACTGTTGCCCGTCTGTGGGACATAATGGGCTTCGTTGCTCCCACAGTCGTGTATgccaaaatattaattaaaatgctTTGGCAATTAAACCTTGATTGGGACACTGTAGCTCCACCACACATCATTAAGATGTGGAGACAGTTTTGCGATGAGCTACCAGCCCTGAATAAACTTCACATACCACGTCATGTGGGCGTGACCGAAGGCTGTGAAATAACTCTTTTGGGACTGTCAGATGCTAGCCTCGAAGCTTACGGTGCTGTAGTTTATTTGCACGTGAGTTCACCTTCTGGCAACACTGTGCGTCTTGTTTGCGCGAAAAGTAAAGTTTCGCCGACAAAACCACATTCGATCGCGCGTCTCGAGCTACTAGGTGGCGTCTTACTATCGAAATTGCTTCGTACTGTACATGACAATTATGCTGAGCGCGTCCCAATCAAAGCTTCGTATGCATTTCTCGACTCAAAAGTCGCCTTGTATTGGATCAAGAGTTCTCCGCATAGATGGCAGACTTTCGTCGCGAATCGCGTGGTTAAAATAACAGAGAATATCTCACCTGATAACTTTTATCACTGCGCTGGCACTGAGAACTCAGCTGATATTTTATCCAGGGGTGTCACTCCTGAGAAACTTGTCTCAGACCCTCTGTGGCTCCATGGTCCGCCGTGGGCCTCGCTGCACCCGTCTCAGTGGCCGCTCAAGACTCTTGATGGGCAATGTATAGATGACTTACCCGAGCGAAAAATTCTGACACATCCTGTGTGTACGTCTGTAAAGCAATGCGCTTTATATGAGCTTGCCCTCCGTACTTCCTCGTGGAGTAAACTTCTACGTATAATCGTATATATTTATAGGTGTTTAAAGTTACTTCCACGTCGTAGTACTACAACAATAACTGCTGAAGACTTAGATTTTGCAGAGAATAGGATGCTTCGCGTTCtgcaaaatcaatattttgctaacgaatattctaaaattcaaaataacgcACCATGCTCGCCGGCGTTTAATCGCCTGCGACCATTTATCGATAATGGTTTGATCCGTGTCGGCGGTCGTCTTGTCAATTCGGGACTCGACTTTGAAAAAATACACCCGGTCGTATTGCCTCGCAATGACCATGTGGTAAACATGATCATCGATTATTACCACATTAAACATCTACATGCTGGACCAGAACTTCTAATGGCTTTACTTCGGCAGAAATTCTGGATTTTGTCAGCACGCCGAATTATAAGGCAGAGAGTCCACAAATGTAATACTTGCTTTCGCGCCAAGCCGCGTCCGACATATCCGTTAATGGCGGATCTTCCTGATATCCGTACGCGTCCCGCGTTAAAAGCTTTTACTTTCACAGGCTGTGATTATGCAGGTCCTATACCATACGTTCCGGTACGCCGCCGTGGCGTACACAGCGAAAAAGCATATATAGTTCTATTTACATGTCTCACTACGAGATCTACACATATTGAGGTCGCTACCTCACTTAACACTCCCAGCTTTCTTGCTGCATTTAAAAAATTTCTCTCGAGACGTGGGCCTATTCAGGTGCTTTATAGCGACCGAGGTACGAATTTCCAAGGTGCTGCTTCGTACCTTCGTGATCTATATAAGTTTCTTAGAGATGATTATTATCCAAAGCTAGAACAAGAATGCGCCGAGAGTCGCATAACTTGGAAGTTCATATGTCCCAATAGCCCGCACCAAGGGGGTGCGTGGGAGAGTATGGTAAAGGTAACAAAATCGATTTTGTTTAGAGTCATAGGACAACAGCTCCTTTCCTATGAGGAACTGTGTACTGTACTCACACAAGTCGAATGTCTACTTAATTCGCGTCCGCTGACGGTACTCAGCTCTGATCCCGCGGAGCCTTCAGCTCTTACGCCAAGTCACTTTCTACATACTGCGCCCCTGCTTTCCTTACCTGCGCCTGATGTCAATTCAGATAAAATGAACTTACTTGACAGGCACTCGTTAATGGATAAAATGGTCCAATCCTTTTGGAATCGTTGGAGGATGGAGTATCTACATAGTCTACAGGTTAGACAAAAATGGAATACTCCTTCCGCTCCAATCACACCAGGAACTGTCGTTGTAGTCATAAACGATAACGTACCGCCCCTGGCTTGGCCTCTAGCAGTAGTGGAGAAAGTGCACCCCGCGAAAGATGGCATAATACGCGTAGCGACCGTGAAAATTTCTGGGAGAACTTATCTCCGTCCGGTTGTTCGATTATGCCCTCTTCCAACGCAGTAA